Proteins encoded by one window of Salmonirosea aquatica:
- a CDS encoding adenylate/guanylate cyclase domain-containing protein has protein sequence MTTKILVVDDETDLQSLIKQKFRKEIREQKYEFEFAYDGEDALEKLSEHPEIELVLTDINMPKMDGLTLLLKLHDLSPILKAVMVSAYGDMEKIRTAMNRGAFDFVTKPVDFKDLGVTIEKTINHIQQLKRTVQAIKENNILKMYVDHNVLDFMTGGEYENVITANETVEATVLFIDICGFTAISEKVPPDVVVRLINKYFDVMVEEIIAQGGYVDKFMGDAVMAVFRDEYQLDRAIEASLAIRAKINAVKEEISSEFTYLPKVAIGINSGEVISGNIGSAKLRRLDYTVIGDSVNMAQRFQSVAQPGQIVISQGAYEQVKESFVCAEVGMVELKNKANPVRVYEVVE, from the coding sequence ATGACCACGAAAATCCTGGTTGTGGATGACGAAACCGACTTGCAATCATTGATCAAGCAGAAATTCAGGAAGGAAATCCGGGAACAGAAATACGAATTTGAATTTGCTTACGACGGCGAGGACGCCCTCGAAAAACTCAGCGAACACCCCGAGATCGAGCTCGTGCTGACCGACATCAATATGCCCAAGATGGACGGCCTGACGCTGCTCCTCAAGCTCCACGACCTTAGCCCCATCCTGAAAGCGGTGATGGTGTCGGCCTATGGGGATATGGAGAAAATCCGTACGGCCATGAACCGAGGAGCATTCGATTTTGTGACTAAGCCCGTGGATTTCAAGGATTTGGGCGTGACCATAGAAAAAACCATTAACCATATTCAACAGCTGAAAAGAACAGTGCAGGCCATCAAGGAGAATAATATCCTGAAAATGTACGTTGACCATAACGTGCTGGATTTCATGACGGGCGGCGAATATGAAAACGTCATCACGGCCAACGAAACCGTAGAAGCAACGGTACTTTTTATCGATATTTGTGGTTTCACGGCAATCTCGGAGAAGGTACCCCCCGATGTGGTGGTACGGCTCATCAACAAGTATTTCGATGTGATGGTGGAGGAAATCATTGCGCAGGGCGGCTACGTGGACAAGTTCATGGGAGATGCCGTCATGGCGGTTTTTCGCGACGAGTACCAGCTCGACCGTGCCATTGAGGCTTCGCTGGCCATACGGGCCAAAATCAACGCCGTCAAGGAAGAAATCAGCTCGGAATTCACCTACCTGCCCAAAGTGGCGATCGGAATCAATTCCGGTGAGGTGATCAGTGGCAATATCGGTTCGGCCAAGCTGCGTCGCCTGGACTACACCGTCATTGGTGATAGCGTCAACATGGCTCAGCGCTTCCAATCGGTGGCTCAGCCGGGACAAATCGTCATCAGTCAGGGTGCATACGAGCAGGTGAAGGAATCGTTTGTGTGCGCCGAGGTAGGGATGGTGGAGTTGAAGAACAAAGCCAATCCGGTTCGGGTTTATGAGGTGGTGGAGTAG
- a CDS encoding S41 family peptidase, whose translation MKFTQLNPQWVRAIYVLVVLTLLINTTCLSQGNLPMIRATSQNVTIKDGYVIQEGIWNLSPEIKPDVYFSLPSDVKKTITFYTDIDSISFDVEPRRQYDFNILLNDKDTCLTRISTGEKTSVLTRISDSTKFIAPELLAMDFVVFRESLRSEHAGLYRYQDREKLDRLLDSCLLSINKPLTQLDFGKKILFITSAIQDGHTGTNISSLLVNSYLEHVKLFPLYLYFVDQKALISCQNDKHFPVGTEILSINGQPVGQIKRALFRYLPSDGSIETKKAQTLNNNGAFPFLYNWIFGNHESFLVQYKTLTGVIKNISVSAAFATDFECKIKNSTNSTKDLDVQYPKNGTAILTIKTFDQNRIKRSGQDFKHFLDEAFETISEKGIQNLTIDVRGNAGGEDTNGALLYSYIAKSPFKYYSSIQTNSKKFTLADNPLLGWVEPQDSSFKGNVYFLINGLSFSTTSDFCAIAKSNGRGVFIGEETGGGYYGNTSGQTVKVELPNSKIQVIIPKLKYTNDVKKVYFTDRGVMPDYQVIPTVEDLAIGKDVQLQMAIDLANQKY comes from the coding sequence ATGAAATTCACTCAACTCAACCCACAATGGGTAAGGGCTATCTATGTCCTGGTAGTATTAACTCTGTTAATTAATACCACCTGTTTATCCCAAGGAAATCTCCCAATGATTAGGGCAACATCGCAAAACGTGACTATCAAAGATGGGTATGTAATACAGGAGGGAATTTGGAATTTATCGCCGGAAATAAAACCCGATGTTTATTTTTCCTTACCCTCGGATGTTAAAAAAACTATTACTTTTTATACAGATATAGATTCCATCTCTTTTGATGTCGAGCCCCGTCGACAGTATGATTTCAATATTCTATTAAATGATAAGGACACGTGCCTCACGCGGATTTCTACTGGTGAAAAGACCTCAGTTCTAACAAGGATTTCTGATTCCACAAAATTCATTGCGCCCGAATTGCTGGCCATGGATTTTGTGGTTTTCAGGGAATCGCTTCGAAGCGAGCATGCTGGCCTGTACCGCTATCAAGACAGAGAAAAATTGGATAGGCTCCTGGACAGTTGCTTGCTTTCAATCAACAAGCCGCTTACCCAGCTTGATTTTGGAAAAAAAATACTTTTCATCACCAGTGCGATTCAGGATGGTCATACCGGTACCAATATTTCCTCCCTGTTGGTGAATAGTTATTTGGAGCATGTTAAGCTGTTTCCGCTATACCTGTATTTTGTGGATCAGAAAGCTTTGATAAGTTGCCAGAATGACAAGCATTTTCCGGTTGGAACTGAGATTCTATCCATCAATGGTCAGCCCGTAGGCCAGATCAAGCGTGCATTATTCAGGTACTTGCCTTCGGACGGAAGTATTGAAACCAAGAAGGCACAAACATTGAATAACAATGGAGCTTTTCCTTTTCTCTACAACTGGATTTTTGGAAATCATGAATCATTTTTAGTTCAATATAAAACGCTTACGGGTGTTATAAAAAACATTTCCGTTAGCGCAGCATTTGCAACGGATTTTGAATGTAAAATAAAAAATTCCACTAACAGTACAAAGGATCTGGATGTTCAGTACCCTAAAAATGGCACAGCCATATTAACTATCAAGACCTTCGACCAAAACCGAATCAAGAGGTCTGGACAGGACTTCAAGCATTTTTTAGATGAGGCCTTTGAGACTATTTCGGAGAAGGGTATCCAAAATCTGACCATTGATGTACGCGGTAATGCTGGAGGTGAGGATACGAATGGAGCACTTTTGTATTCGTATATCGCTAAAAGCCCGTTCAAGTATTATTCCTCAATCCAGACGAATAGTAAGAAGTTTACCTTAGCAGACAACCCGCTTTTAGGATGGGTCGAACCCCAAGATTCCAGTTTCAAAGGAAATGTTTATTTCCTGATAAATGGCTTATCATTTTCGACCACATCTGACTTTTGCGCCATTGCCAAAAGTAATGGGCGCGGAGTGTTCATTGGCGAAGAAACGGGGGGAGGGTACTATGGGAATACTTCTGGTCAAACCGTCAAGGTCGAATTGCCCAATAGTAAGATTCAGGTTATAATTCCCAAGCTTAAATATACCAATGATGTCAAAAAGGTTTATTTTACCGATCGGGGAGTGATGCCTGATTATCAAGTAATTCCAACGGTTGAAGATTTAGCAATAGGAAAGGATGTACAGCTTCAAATGGCAATAGATTTAGCAAATCAAAAATATTAA
- a CDS encoding response regulator: MENEHTKILVVDDEQDIKSLFEMKFRREIRRGELDFSFAFSGEEALNFMQDHASEVVLILSDINMPGMSGIELLKKIRVDHPSPHPKVMMITAYNDDDYYQQAIRNGANDFLTKPLDFSILKEKLETL; the protein is encoded by the coding sequence ATGGAAAACGAACACACCAAGATTTTGGTTGTAGATGACGAGCAGGATATCAAATCGCTTTTTGAAATGAAGTTCCGGCGGGAAATCCGCCGGGGTGAACTGGACTTCTCTTTCGCCTTTTCGGGAGAAGAGGCGCTGAATTTCATGCAAGACCACGCTTCGGAAGTCGTATTGATTCTCTCGGATATCAATATGCCGGGCATGAGCGGCATTGAATTATTGAAAAAAATCCGTGTGGACCATCCTTCGCCCCACCCGAAAGTAATGATGATCACCGCCTACAACGATGACGACTATTATCAGCAGGCGATCCGGAACGGGGCCAATGACTTTTTGACCAAGCCGCTGGATTTCTCAATACTCAAAGAAAAACTGGAAACCCTATGA
- a CDS encoding RNA polymerase sigma factor, protein MDETKGNRLTDQLLVARVLGGDTGAFRYIIEDTEGIVAQIIFKMIPNLEDRKDIAQDVYLKVFHNLSRFKFQSKLSTWIWQITYNTCLNYLEKKKLFLFDNLINASAVEEESDGLPELFENLVEKKIMNDELSRILSKEIDKLSPVYKTLITLYHHEDLSYAEIATIVQLPEGTVKSYLFRARKTLRDQLILVYKKDAL, encoded by the coding sequence ATGGATGAAACAAAAGGCAACAGATTGACAGACCAGCTTTTGGTAGCCAGGGTGCTAGGTGGCGATACGGGTGCCTTCAGGTACATTATTGAAGATACTGAGGGAATAGTAGCCCAAATTATTTTTAAAATGATCCCGAATCTAGAAGACCGCAAGGATATCGCACAAGACGTCTACCTTAAAGTATTCCATAATTTGAGCCGTTTCAAATTCCAGTCCAAACTTTCCACTTGGATTTGGCAGATCACATACAACACCTGCCTGAACTACCTGGAGAAGAAGAAACTATTCCTATTTGACAACTTGATTAACGCATCCGCAGTAGAGGAAGAATCGGATGGACTACCGGAGCTATTTGAAAATTTGGTTGAAAAAAAAATTATGAATGATGAGCTTTCCAGGATACTGTCCAAAGAAATTGACAAGCTTTCCCCCGTATATAAAACACTCATCACCCTCTACCACCATGAGGACCTGAGTTATGCTGAAATCGCCACTATTGTTCAACTTCCTGAAGGAACAGTCAAGAGCTATTTATTCAGAGCCAGGAAAACGTTGAGAGATCAATTGATATTAGTTTATAAAAAGGATGCCTTATGA
- a CDS encoding AGE family epimerase/isomerase: MPATFTAEAFATELKRILSYWEKYGPDPDRGGIYGQVTYDNVPKPDAPRSVVVNGRILWTFSMAHRLFPSPSYKKLADRAFGYLAEHFFDEKNGGVYWSVTAEGKPLETVKQMYGQAFAMYGLSEYYRISKSAEVLKLARGLFEYIEKYAFDANEGGTLRRWDGRVNRSRTTF, encoded by the coding sequence ATGCCCGCCACATTTACCGCCGAAGCGTTTGCCACCGAATTGAAACGCATCCTGAGCTACTGGGAAAAGTACGGGCCCGATCCCGACCGGGGAGGCATTTACGGTCAGGTCACGTACGACAACGTCCCGAAACCGGACGCTCCCCGTTCGGTGGTCGTCAACGGACGCATCCTCTGGACTTTTTCGATGGCCCATCGGCTATTTCCGTCCCCTTCCTACAAGAAACTAGCCGACCGGGCTTTTGGGTACCTGGCAGAACATTTTTTTGACGAAAAGAACGGCGGAGTGTACTGGTCGGTCACGGCGGAAGGCAAGCCACTGGAAACCGTCAAACAGATGTACGGACAGGCGTTTGCCATGTACGGATTGAGCGAGTACTACCGGATTTCCAAATCTGCGGAAGTTTTAAAACTGGCGCGGGGACTTTTTGAATATATCGAAAAATATGCTTTTGATGCGAACGAGGGGGGTACCTTGAGGCGGTGGGACGGGAGGGTCAACCGATCGAGAACTACATTCTGA
- a CDS encoding AGE family epimerase/isomerase — MNTHLHLIEAYTNLYVVWPDALLRQRIKGMMGAILGHIVDPETNRMKLFFTKDWKPKSNTISYGHDIEASWLLYETAEILKDEEMLHWVHERCLKMAEAATSGLSPDGALNYEYDPETKHTQTDRSWWVMAEQIVGFYNAYQLSHEEKYKKMAERSWDYTYDKFVDRERGEWYSTVKEDGTAVKGDKIHFWKGPYHNARACAEMWRRLS, encoded by the coding sequence ATGAACACCCACCTGCACCTCATCGAAGCCTACACCAACCTGTACGTGGTGTGGCCCGATGCGCTGCTCCGGCAACGGATCAAGGGCATGATGGGGGCCATTCTGGGTCATATCGTGGATCCTGAAACGAACCGGATGAAGTTGTTTTTCACCAAAGACTGGAAGCCGAAAAGCAATACGATTTCGTACGGGCACGACATTGAAGCTTCGTGGCTGCTGTACGAAACCGCCGAAATACTGAAAGATGAGGAAATGCTGCACTGGGTACACGAGCGCTGCCTGAAAATGGCCGAAGCCGCCACCTCGGGCCTGAGTCCGGACGGAGCGCTCAACTATGAATATGATCCCGAAACCAAACATACCCAAACCGATCGGAGCTGGTGGGTCATGGCCGAGCAGATCGTGGGATTTTACAACGCCTACCAGCTAAGCCACGAGGAAAAATACAAAAAAATGGCCGAACGCAGTTGGGACTATACCTATGACAAATTTGTGGATCGGGAACGGGGCGAGTGGTACTCTACCGTCAAGGAAGACGGCACGGCGGTAAAAGGCGATAAAATCCATTTCTGGAAAGGCCCCTACCACAACGCCCGGGCCTGCGCCGAGATGTGGCGGCGACTGAGTTGA
- a CDS encoding ATP-binding protein — protein sequence MELSYLLIVLYFVQYIQKNLNTKEVYPRWNQWLVYARYLAIVLLCLPYLTSNSTLPPALVTWLWHIFMGAFVGIIYTREEFKSVRSLMLSVIPLIIIAVLGDALELVARNVYKQYDDYFDMFKMIAIVWVIAMWYQNKRQQKQLAAERQQRLEEEKENRLMQARKAELEILVAERTAEITKQKEELLIAVDHLKTTQSQLVQSEKMASLGELTAGIAHEIQNPLNFVNNFAEVNSELIEELREEQEKDTPDKELIEEILHDLADNMQKMVHHGKRADSIVKGMLMHSRTGSGEKEVIDVNALADEYMRLAYHGLRAKDKSFNAALEKDFQSEVLMAKITPQDFGRVLLNIFNNAFYAVMQKKKAVGEGYRPTVWLRSRQENNTVEIRIKDNGTGIPDSVRAKIFEPFFTTKPTGQGTGLGLSLSYEIIHVGHDGSLEVESEKDAFTEFIIRIPQGKVN from the coding sequence ATGGAGCTCTCGTATCTGCTCATTGTGCTGTATTTCGTGCAGTATATTCAAAAAAACCTGAACACGAAAGAGGTGTACCCCCGCTGGAACCAGTGGCTGGTATACGCCCGGTACCTGGCCATTGTGCTGCTCTGCCTGCCGTACCTTACCTCCAACAGTACTTTGCCCCCGGCGCTTGTAACCTGGCTATGGCATATATTCATGGGGGCGTTTGTGGGGATCATCTACACCCGCGAGGAATTCAAATCCGTACGTTCGCTCATGCTGTCGGTGATACCGTTGATTATTATCGCGGTGCTGGGAGATGCCCTCGAACTGGTTGCCCGGAATGTTTACAAGCAGTACGACGACTATTTCGATATGTTCAAAATGATCGCGATCGTTTGGGTGATCGCGATGTGGTACCAGAATAAGCGGCAGCAAAAGCAGTTAGCCGCCGAGCGACAGCAACGGCTGGAGGAAGAAAAGGAAAACCGATTGATGCAGGCCCGCAAAGCCGAACTGGAAATTCTGGTAGCTGAACGGACCGCTGAAATTACCAAGCAGAAGGAGGAACTATTGATCGCTGTCGATCACCTCAAAACCACCCAAAGCCAGCTTGTTCAGTCCGAAAAAATGGCCTCCCTGGGCGAGCTGACCGCCGGCATCGCCCACGAAATCCAGAATCCGTTGAACTTCGTCAACAACTTCGCCGAGGTTAACAGCGAGTTGATCGAGGAGCTGAGGGAGGAGCAGGAAAAGGATACACCCGATAAGGAATTGATCGAGGAAATCCTGCACGACCTGGCCGATAACATGCAGAAGATGGTACACCACGGCAAGCGGGCCGACTCCATCGTGAAAGGTATGCTGATGCACTCCCGCACGGGCAGCGGGGAGAAGGAGGTTATCGATGTGAACGCGTTGGCCGACGAGTACATGCGGCTGGCTTACCACGGCCTGCGGGCCAAAGACAAGTCGTTCAACGCGGCGTTGGAAAAAGACTTCCAGTCGGAGGTACTGATGGCCAAGATAACCCCGCAGGATTTTGGACGGGTGTTGCTCAATATTTTCAACAACGCGTTTTATGCCGTCATGCAGAAAAAGAAAGCGGTGGGAGAGGGGTACCGCCCCACCGTTTGGCTACGTTCCCGGCAGGAAAACAATACTGTAGAAATCAGGATCAAAGACAACGGTACGGGAATTCCGGACTCAGTGCGGGCGAAGATCTTTGAGCCTTTTTTTACAACCAAACCGACGGGGCAGGGTACCGGTCTGGGGCTCTCGCTCAGTTACGAGATCATTCATGTCGGCCACGACGGCTCGCTGGAAGTAGAGAGTGAGAAGGATGCATTTACCGAATTTATTATCAGAATCCCCCAGGGAAAAGTTAACTAA
- a CDS encoding DsrE family protein, producing MKTLTAFGLMLLALCLNAVETQAQTKEFPVIKNGGGVFPVPEAVAVADPSMAYKIVGDLMVGPEKPNELNPGLDRVARLFNAYSEAGIPADKIKMVVVVHFKGTPLIMTDEAYKKEFGVPNPNTALIDELAGKGVEFFICGQSLRMRGYTDTPRNPNIKVTHAALIATTTYQLKGYAVLSMP from the coding sequence ATGAAAACCTTGACCGCCTTCGGGCTGATGCTACTGGCCCTTTGCCTGAATGCCGTGGAAACGCAGGCACAAACCAAAGAATTTCCCGTGATCAAGAACGGGGGTGGGGTGTTTCCCGTACCCGAAGCCGTGGCAGTAGCCGATCCGTCGATGGCTTACAAAATCGTGGGCGATCTGATGGTAGGGCCCGAAAAACCCAATGAACTCAACCCGGGTCTCGACCGCGTGGCCCGCCTGTTCAACGCCTATTCCGAAGCGGGTATTCCTGCCGACAAAATCAAGATGGTGGTGGTGGTGCATTTCAAAGGTACCCCCTTGATCATGACCGATGAGGCCTACAAAAAGGAGTTCGGGGTACCTAATCCCAACACGGCGCTGATCGACGAATTGGCCGGCAAGGGCGTTGAATTCTTTATTTGTGGTCAGTCTTTGCGGATGCGCGGCTACACCGATACCCCCCGCAACCCGAATATCAAGGTCACCCACGCCGCCCTGATTGCCACCACGACCTACCAATTGAAAGGGTACGCCGTGTTGAGCATGCCGTAA
- a CDS encoding site-specific integrase, whose translation MSKETKNSVTFVLREPNSKTEQPISLIQRFNNDRIKISTGVKVLPAHWDIKKNRVRNVVAATGKDSINAFLSRIETEAKRLFIDLQTSQTLSKETLKAGLLEIVRPEPPKPAPTEPGLFTFIREFIRNAPERENPVTDQKISAETIQKYKTVFAVLQDFATIYRRPLDFDTIDLKFYNDFKGYLTNEKRFAHNTIGKYIRTLKTFLNDATAEGVNTKLDYKSLHFKTLKEESENIYLNAEELQSLADYDLSENTRLEKVRDLFLVGCWTGLRFSDLVTLRPSMIDAKGLIRMPMQKTKGKVVIPCHPTVKAIFERYDGELPRAISNQKMNNYIKEVCRLTGLNDSVSKSMTIAGQQITKTFEKWELVSTHTARRSFATNAYWMRIPTVTIMKLTGHKTESNFLKYIKLSGEEHAQIIADAWENQSRPFFAIAN comes from the coding sequence ATGTCCAAGGAAACCAAAAACTCGGTTACGTTCGTGCTCCGTGAACCTAACTCCAAAACCGAGCAACCAATCAGCCTTATTCAGCGGTTCAATAACGACCGTATCAAGATCAGTACAGGCGTGAAGGTCTTACCCGCCCATTGGGACATAAAGAAAAACCGGGTTCGTAATGTGGTGGCCGCTACCGGTAAGGATTCAATCAATGCCTTTCTTTCCCGGATCGAAACGGAAGCCAAAAGGCTATTCATCGACTTGCAGACAAGCCAGACCCTCAGCAAGGAAACCTTAAAAGCTGGGCTCTTGGAGATCGTAAGGCCCGAACCCCCGAAACCCGCTCCTACGGAACCCGGCCTTTTTACCTTCATCCGGGAATTTATCAGGAATGCCCCTGAACGTGAAAATCCAGTTACTGACCAAAAAATCAGTGCTGAAACAATCCAGAAGTACAAAACCGTCTTTGCTGTTCTACAAGACTTTGCAACGATTTACCGTAGGCCGCTTGACTTCGATACCATTGATTTAAAATTCTACAACGATTTCAAAGGGTATCTGACCAATGAAAAGAGGTTTGCACACAATACCATAGGTAAATACATCCGCACCTTAAAAACGTTTCTCAATGATGCTACGGCTGAGGGTGTAAATACGAAGCTAGATTACAAAAGCTTGCACTTTAAAACCCTCAAAGAAGAGTCTGAAAACATCTACCTCAACGCTGAGGAACTGCAATCCCTGGCAGATTACGACCTTTCAGAAAATACGCGATTGGAAAAAGTCAGGGATTTGTTTTTGGTGGGCTGCTGGACTGGTTTACGGTTTTCGGACCTAGTTACCCTTAGACCTAGCATGATAGATGCTAAGGGACTGATAAGAATGCCAATGCAAAAAACTAAGGGTAAAGTAGTTATTCCTTGTCACCCAACCGTAAAGGCCATTTTTGAACGGTATGACGGTGAGTTGCCTCGTGCAATATCAAACCAGAAGATGAACAATTACATCAAAGAGGTTTGCAGATTGACTGGGCTTAACGATTCCGTATCTAAGTCCATGACCATAGCCGGGCAACAGATTACCAAGACTTTCGAAAAATGGGAACTCGTTAGCACTCATACCGCCCGTAGGTCATTTGCTACCAATGCCTATTGGATGAGAATTCCCACGGTAACAATTATGAAGCTCACCGGGCATAAGACGGAAAGCAATTTCCTGAAATATATCAAGCTATCGGGAGAAGAACACGCCCAAATTATAGCGGATGCCTGGGAGAATCAAAGCCGGCCTTTCTTTGCCATCGCTAACTAG
- a CDS encoding S9 family peptidase, translated as MKQISVFLLLLLTSITTAFAQIPDTFQWLSDGSGFRDSDGEVIMEVKLPGQTSETIVSKAQLTPKGSTTPLKIRSYTLSEKGDKILIYTNSQRVWRYDTRGDYWLLDRTNNTLTQIGKNRPESSLMFAKISPDGQKVAYVSEHNIYVEDVKGGQSKALTQDGTDRIINGTFDWAYEEEFDCRDGFRWSPDSKSIAYWQLDARKIRNFLMIDNTDSIYSFTVPVEYPKVGETPSPYRIGVVDIASAKTNWMAIPGDPQNTYVPRMEYAGNPQELVIQQLNRKQNESTLFYINTKTGKSTPFYTETDKAWIDIKSRWADSPVGWDWLNGGKEFLWVSEKDGWRHTYRVSRDGKQETLVTKGNYDMISPVLIDEKNNAYYFMASPDNATQSYLYRTKLDGTGTAERVSPAAQAGTHSYDLAPNGTFARHTFSSARIYPITEWITLATHASLDPNASVEKGMKAPQRADINIEFFKVKTADGVEADAWMVKPTNFDPTKKYPIVFTVYGEPAGSQVIDRFGTGRNRLYLGNMADDGYIYAAVDNRGTPMPKGREWRKSIYRSIGTINIRDMAMGAKAIFEKFPFVDTSRVAVHGWSGGGSSTLNLLFQYPDMFQTGIAVAAVANQLTYDNIYQERYMGLPQENLEDFVKGSPITYAKNLRGNLLYIHGTGDDNVHYQNAEMLLNELIKYNRQFQYMPYPNRSHGIYEGEGTSRHLATLFTKFLKEKCPPGAAVAGNTTGATTPSSVSGAKGTANGPN; from the coding sequence ATGAAACAAATCTCAGTATTTCTCCTGCTGCTGCTTACAAGCATCACCACGGCCTTTGCTCAAATTCCCGATACCTTCCAGTGGTTGTCCGACGGCAGCGGTTTCCGCGATTCTGATGGCGAGGTAATCATGGAGGTAAAGCTGCCGGGCCAAACCAGCGAAACCATCGTTTCCAAAGCCCAATTGACTCCTAAAGGCAGCACAACGCCCCTCAAAATCAGGAGCTATACGCTTTCTGAAAAAGGCGACAAAATACTGATTTACACGAATTCGCAGCGGGTATGGCGCTACGATACGCGCGGGGATTATTGGCTACTGGATCGCACTAACAATACCCTGACCCAGATCGGGAAAAATCGCCCTGAATCTTCGCTGATGTTTGCTAAAATCTCGCCCGATGGCCAGAAGGTAGCTTATGTAAGCGAACACAACATTTATGTGGAAGACGTGAAGGGCGGACAGAGCAAAGCCCTGACGCAGGATGGTACCGACCGCATCATCAACGGTACCTTCGACTGGGCTTATGAAGAAGAGTTCGACTGCCGCGACGGCTTCCGCTGGAGCCCCGACAGCAAGTCCATTGCCTACTGGCAGCTGGACGCCCGGAAAATCCGTAACTTTTTGATGATCGATAATACCGATTCCATCTATTCCTTTACAGTTCCCGTAGAGTACCCCAAGGTGGGCGAGACCCCTTCTCCTTACCGAATCGGAGTGGTGGATATTGCCTCGGCCAAAACCAACTGGATGGCCATTCCCGGCGATCCGCAGAACACCTACGTACCTCGCATGGAGTACGCGGGTAATCCCCAGGAACTGGTGATCCAGCAGCTCAACCGCAAGCAGAATGAAAGTACCCTGTTTTACATCAATACTAAAACCGGCAAGTCGACGCCGTTTTATACCGAGACTGACAAGGCCTGGATCGATATCAAAAGCCGCTGGGCCGACAGCCCGGTAGGCTGGGACTGGCTCAATGGCGGCAAGGAGTTTCTGTGGGTGAGCGAAAAGGACGGTTGGCGGCACACCTACCGCGTGAGCCGCGACGGCAAGCAGGAAACGCTCGTCACGAAGGGCAACTACGACATGATCAGCCCGGTGCTGATCGATGAGAAAAACAATGCTTACTACTTCATGGCCTCGCCCGACAACGCCACGCAGTCGTACCTCTACCGTACAAAACTCGACGGTACGGGTACCGCCGAACGGGTCAGCCCGGCGGCTCAGGCAGGTACCCACAGCTACGACCTGGCTCCGAATGGTACCTTTGCCCGCCATACGTTTTCCAGCGCCCGCATCTACCCCATCACGGAGTGGATCACGCTCGCTACCCACGCTTCCCTGGATCCAAACGCCAGCGTAGAGAAAGGCATGAAGGCTCCTCAACGCGCTGATATCAACATTGAATTTTTTAAAGTAAAAACCGCCGATGGTGTCGAAGCCGATGCCTGGATGGTGAAACCCACCAACTTCGACCCCACTAAAAAGTACCCCATCGTATTCACGGTGTACGGCGAACCCGCCGGTAGCCAGGTCATCGACCGCTTCGGTACCGGGCGCAACCGCCTGTACCTGGGCAACATGGCCGATGATGGCTACATCTATGCCGCCGTCGACAACCGGGGTACCCCCATGCCCAAAGGCAGGGAGTGGCGCAAATCCATCTACCGTAGCATCGGTACGATCAATATCCGCGACATGGCGATGGGCGCCAAGGCGATTTTTGAGAAATTTCCCTTCGTCGATACCAGTCGTGTGGCCGTGCATGGATGGAGTGGGGGAGGCTCTTCGACGCTGAACCTGCTGTTTCAATATCCTGATATGTTCCAGACGGGCATCGCGGTAGCCGCCGTGGCCAACCAACTGACCTACGATAACATTTATCAGGAGCGGTACATGGGCTTGCCTCAGGAAAATCTTGAAGATTTTGTGAAAGGATCGCCGATCACCTACGCCAAAAATCTGCGGGGTAATCTCCTCTATATCCACGGTACGGGCGACGATAACGTACATTATCAGAACGCTGAAATGCTCCTGAATGAGTTGATCAAATACAACCGGCAGTTCCAATACATGCCTTATCCCAACCGCTCACACGGCATCTACGAAGGTGAAGGTACCTCCCGGCACCTGGCTACGCTGTTCACCAAATTCCTGAAAGAGAAGTGCCCTCCGGGTGCTGCTGTCGCAGGGAATACTACCGGAGCTACCACGCCTTCGTCTGTCTCAGGAGCAAAAGGCACAGCCAACGGACCCAATTAA
- a CDS encoding helix-turn-helix domain-containing protein, which yields MQQPIVSTQIQHLEADYIVSKFASLEQALQQISRTVKPSVPADEFLTQKEVAAFLKVSKVTVWAWSKPETGILTPHHIGNQVRYLKSEVISAAKSAGKGGMKP from the coding sequence ATGCAACAGCCCATTGTCAGCACTCAAATTCAACACCTGGAAGCCGATTATATCGTTTCCAAGTTCGCAAGCCTTGAACAGGCTTTACAACAGATCAGCCGTACCGTTAAACCCTCGGTACCTGCTGATGAATTCCTAACCCAAAAGGAAGTGGCCGCTTTTCTGAAAGTGTCCAAAGTGACGGTTTGGGCCTGGTCCAAGCCTGAAACCGGGATTTTGACCCCTCACCATATTGGCAACCAAGTACGCTACCTAAAAAGTGAGGTAATTTCAGCGGCTAAGAGTGCCGGGAAAGGAGGAATGAAGCCGTGA